Proteins from a single region of Catenulispora acidiphila DSM 44928:
- the rpsO gene encoding 30S ribosomal protein S15 translates to MSLDAATKKKIVDDYGTGPSDTGSPEVQIALLTYRINELTEHLKFHKHDHHSRRGLLLLVGQRRRLQGYLQKTDIVRYRALIEKLGLRR, encoded by the coding sequence GTGTCTCTGGACGCTGCTACCAAGAAGAAGATCGTTGATGACTACGGGACGGGGCCGAGTGACACCGGTTCTCCGGAGGTGCAGATCGCGCTGCTCACGTACCGGATCAACGAGCTCACCGAGCACCTGAAGTTCCACAAGCACGACCACCACAGCCGGCGCGGGCTGCTGCTGCTGGTCGGTCAGCGGCGGCGGCTGCAGGGGTACCTGCAGAAGACCGACATCGTGCGGTACCGCGCGCTGATCGAGAAGCTGGGGCTGCGCCGGTAG
- a CDS encoding EsaB/YukD family protein, protein MTAGSGVAGHCRVTVVAPTRRVDVALPEDVPLAELLPELLRLVGDPLPTPAALAAALTGYVLTGADGVPLDTAASLTDQGVLHGGVLRLRPADDVPEAAVHDDIADVVAEAVIAGGSQWTTAALRATALAVVTVASTLGAVVLWFSNTGTFHGWKGIVAGVITLVLFGLAIRQARYDQSAVGRGSYYGYGDGAGAGAPSGPPQGSRRNRGHDRVNQPDADSAYGRDRSPYDREYGEPTGDNGYSSHGYSSDDPDPSFADTTVSFDLASFASEAPDPRRTAARSLSGTTATGVPPRSLGGATATRAAHSVRDGGLGSLAAWPTVAEAMAWATGAHHQRDYTAAAVLAASSLPYAFIAGTGLLPTDASAGHGFGRAHFLAGAVTVLVMAIAAIFGLGRRIAVPVAGATVGLVATFAGIGLLLIKASPAAGIAIVAAVCALAIEVLPFAAMAVARFVIEPPTSGVEPGDFEGSPVNNYVVGLRVARTLDVLTGLTAGIGMLLVLCVALLVIPIGAMQTAPEDQHTVWEQALAILVSGVTLCRARLFRERAQVLAVAVSGLIGLVIAFSAMSANAVPNLRAMWLAPLLVVISLLALGLASIRPRRGTSEPIMPPRWARAVDMVEGAVFLAVLPVLMAVLGVYGQVRNLKG, encoded by the coding sequence ATGACTGCAGGTTCCGGGGTCGCCGGCCACTGCCGGGTCACCGTCGTCGCGCCCACCCGCCGTGTCGATGTGGCGCTCCCCGAGGACGTGCCGCTCGCCGAACTCCTCCCGGAGCTCCTCCGGCTGGTCGGCGATCCGCTCCCCACCCCGGCCGCCCTCGCGGCGGCCCTGACCGGCTACGTTCTCACCGGCGCGGACGGCGTCCCGCTGGACACCGCGGCCTCCCTGACCGACCAGGGCGTGCTCCACGGCGGCGTGCTCCGCCTGCGCCCGGCCGACGACGTCCCCGAAGCCGCCGTCCACGACGACATCGCGGACGTCGTCGCCGAAGCGGTCATCGCCGGTGGTTCGCAGTGGACGACAGCCGCCTTGCGCGCGACGGCTCTCGCGGTGGTTACCGTCGCCTCGACACTCGGCGCGGTGGTGCTCTGGTTCTCCAACACCGGGACGTTCCACGGCTGGAAGGGCATCGTCGCAGGCGTGATCACGCTGGTGCTGTTCGGGCTCGCGATCCGCCAGGCGCGGTACGACCAGTCCGCCGTCGGCCGCGGCAGTTACTACGGGTACGGAGACGGCGCGGGAGCAGGAGCTCCCTCCGGGCCGCCCCAGGGAAGCCGACGGAACCGCGGACACGATCGAGTGAATCAGCCCGACGCCGACAGCGCCTACGGCCGCGATCGATCTCCCTATGATCGTGAATACGGTGAGCCCACCGGCGACAATGGCTACTCCAGCCACGGCTACTCGTCCGACGATCCGGATCCCAGCTTCGCCGACACCACCGTGAGCTTCGACCTCGCCTCCTTCGCGTCGGAGGCGCCGGACCCGCGCCGCACCGCCGCTCGTTCTTTGAGCGGCACCACTGCGACTGGCGTTCCACCTCGTTCTCTCGGCGGCGCCACTGCCACCCGCGCTGCGCACAGCGTCCGCGACGGTGGCCTCGGCAGCCTCGCAGCCTGGCCCACCGTCGCCGAGGCGATGGCGTGGGCGACAGGCGCGCACCACCAGCGTGACTACACCGCGGCCGCCGTGCTCGCGGCGTCGTCGCTCCCTTATGCCTTCATCGCCGGCACCGGCCTGCTGCCCACCGACGCTTCCGCCGGACACGGCTTCGGCCGCGCCCACTTCCTCGCCGGCGCCGTCACCGTCCTCGTCATGGCCATCGCCGCGATCTTCGGCCTCGGCCGCCGGATCGCGGTGCCGGTGGCAGGCGCGACCGTGGGCCTGGTCGCCACCTTCGCGGGCATCGGCTTGCTGCTGATTAAGGCCAGCCCGGCGGCCGGCATCGCCATCGTCGCCGCAGTCTGCGCCCTGGCCATCGAGGTCCTCCCGTTCGCCGCGATGGCCGTCGCTCGCTTCGTCATCGAACCTCCGACCAGCGGCGTCGAACCCGGCGACTTCGAAGGCTCCCCGGTCAACAACTACGTCGTCGGCCTGCGCGTCGCCCGCACCCTCGACGTCCTGACCGGGCTGACAGCGGGCATCGGCATGCTGCTCGTGCTCTGCGTCGCCCTCCTCGTCATCCCGATCGGCGCCATGCAGACCGCGCCGGAAGACCAGCACACGGTGTGGGAGCAGGCGCTCGCGATCCTCGTCTCCGGCGTGACCCTCTGCCGCGCCCGCCTCTTCCGCGAACGCGCCCAGGTCCTCGCCGTCGCCGTCAGCGGCCTGATCGGCCTGGTCATCGCCTTCAGTGCGATGTCCGCCAACGCCGTCCCCAACCTCCGCGCGATGTGGCTGGCGCCCCTCCTGGTCGTGATCTCGCTGCTGGCCCTCGGTCTGGCCTCGATCCGTCCCCGTCGCGGCACCTCCGAGCCGATCATGCCCCCGCGCTGGGCCCGCGCCGTCGACATGGTCGAGGGCGCGGTCTTCCTCGCCGTACTGCCGGTGCTGATGGCTGTCCTCGGCGTGTACGGCCAGGTGCGCAACCTGAAGGGCTGA
- a CDS encoding HNH endonuclease signature motif containing protein produces the protein MQTPGTTREELSWRATDAARKALIVDLGRSRGDAGRLIATVKALRKDPPTEDALRTGAISAPQARIIAEALAALAHQPDEVVDEVRRALIAKAMAGGAEKLREHAEDAAHRVAAATVLGRARAAEEKRGFHMTPVLDGYVPGGFLSTTGGDALLTALDSLADLRGEDEAGQADGDDLGKARADALVRLAEDRLRAGDLPQRHNGPTTMTIVMRADTAQALPGAPAARTGRGRAVPAAEAHMLRCEAALRAVLVDGDGEILWQGRKRRLATRAQYEAMAVRDGGCTAPGCDRPPRECDAHHDIPWGAGGHTDVDQMRLLCRRHHRELHDELWQRQHGWQDAEVRAHNEQRRFQQPRRPWYADTPAWYVGPSPWRPEVPETTDAAELVGGEAR, from the coding sequence GTGCAGACGCCGGGGACCACGCGCGAGGAGTTGTCGTGGCGCGCTACTGATGCCGCTCGGAAGGCCCTGATCGTTGATTTGGGGCGAAGTCGGGGTGATGCCGGGCGGCTGATAGCCACGGTCAAGGCGTTGCGGAAGGATCCGCCGACGGAGGACGCGCTGCGGACCGGTGCCATCTCCGCGCCGCAGGCCAGGATTATTGCCGAGGCGCTGGCTGCGCTCGCGCATCAGCCGGATGAGGTTGTCGACGAGGTCCGCAGGGCACTGATCGCCAAGGCTATGGCCGGGGGTGCCGAGAAGCTGCGGGAACATGCTGAGGACGCGGCGCATCGTGTCGCGGCGGCGACTGTGCTCGGCCGGGCTCGGGCGGCGGAGGAGAAGCGCGGGTTCCATATGACGCCTGTGCTCGACGGCTATGTGCCCGGTGGGTTTCTTTCCACGACGGGTGGCGATGCGTTGCTGACGGCTTTGGACTCGCTCGCCGATCTGCGTGGGGAAGATGAGGCCGGGCAGGCTGATGGGGACGACCTCGGCAAGGCGCGGGCCGATGCGTTGGTGCGGCTGGCCGAGGATCGGCTTCGGGCGGGTGATCTGCCACAGCGGCATAACGGCCCGACGACCATGACCATCGTCATGCGAGCCGATACTGCTCAGGCGCTGCCGGGGGCGCCGGCGGCGCGCACGGGGCGTGGGCGGGCTGTGCCTGCGGCGGAGGCGCACATGTTGCGGTGCGAGGCCGCGTTGCGGGCAGTGCTGGTGGATGGTGACGGCGAGATTCTGTGGCAGGGGCGCAAGCGGCGGCTCGCCACGCGCGCCCAGTACGAGGCCATGGCGGTGCGCGACGGGGGTTGTACGGCGCCGGGCTGCGATCGGCCGCCTCGTGAGTGCGATGCGCACCATGACATCCCGTGGGGTGCGGGTGGCCACACCGACGTCGATCAGATGCGGCTGTTGTGCCGACGGCATCATCGCGAGCTGCATGACGAGCTCTGGCAACGGCAGCACGGTTGGCAGGACGCCGAGGTCCGGGCGCACAACGAGCAGCGTCGCTTCCAGCAGCCGCGGAGGCCTTGGTACGCGGACACGCCAGCCTGGTACGTCGGGCCGAGCCCGTGGCGCCCCGAAGTTCCGGAGACGACTGATGCTGCTGAGCTCGTGGGCGGTGAGGCGCGATGA
- a CDS encoding S8 family serine peptidase, whose product MAFRNSSSTSRRRNPARLARTTLAIACTLLAGSLASASTSNQWALRYLRADSVWQISRGAGAEIAVIDTGVQANADVSNHLLPGADFSDSTTTSVGTGHLDTDSYGHGTGEASLIVGAGAETQGLAPDSNILPIRAVNGYAVDLALGITPAIEFAVSHKARVINLALGYKQDDPDIRRAVQDALDSDVVVVAAVGNDGSSQQYYPAALPGVVGVGAIDSSGEVWGQSNTGADVALVAPGVHILRDDNRGRVGYSDGTSEATAYVSAAAALVRSAHPGWSAGEVVAALEGTADKPAGMRGAVRDDRYGAGILDVLAAVRLAEPPVVGGSGAGVVRARQGGGSGWLWWVVGGGAVAGGVVMLFGVRRWFRRV is encoded by the coding sequence ATGGCTTTCCGAAACAGCAGCAGCACCAGCAGACGGCGTAATCCGGCTAGACTGGCCCGAACAACACTAGCCATCGCTTGCACTTTATTGGCAGGAAGCCTTGCAAGCGCATCGACGAGCAATCAATGGGCGCTTCGTTACCTTCGGGCAGATTCAGTCTGGCAAATTTCACGTGGCGCTGGAGCTGAAATTGCGGTTATCGACACTGGCGTACAAGCAAACGCCGACGTCTCCAACCACCTTCTCCCTGGTGCAGATTTCTCAGACTCGACTACCACCAGCGTTGGCACCGGCCATCTCGATACAGATAGCTATGGACATGGCACTGGAGAGGCTAGCCTTATTGTCGGCGCCGGCGCGGAGACGCAGGGACTAGCTCCAGATTCAAACATTCTTCCGATTCGAGCTGTAAATGGATATGCCGTCGACCTCGCTCTCGGCATTACTCCAGCGATCGAATTTGCAGTGTCCCATAAGGCGCGCGTGATCAATTTAGCGCTAGGCTACAAGCAAGATGATCCAGATATCCGTCGCGCAGTACAGGATGCACTCGATAGCGATGTTGTCGTCGTAGCGGCTGTCGGCAACGACGGGAGCTCGCAGCAGTACTATCCGGCAGCACTTCCCGGAGTTGTTGGGGTGGGGGCTATTGATAGTTCGGGAGAGGTGTGGGGTCAGTCGAATACGGGGGCTGATGTGGCTTTGGTGGCGCCGGGGGTGCATATTTTGCGGGATGATAATCGGGGGCGGGTGGGGTATTCGGATGGGACTTCGGAGGCTACTGCTTATGTTTCTGCTGCGGCGGCTTTGGTGCGGAGTGCGCATCCGGGGTGGAGCGCTGGGGAGGTTGTTGCGGCTTTGGAGGGGACGGCTGATAAGCCTGCTGGGATGCGGGGGGCTGTGCGGGATGATCGGTATGGGGCGGGGATTTTGGATGTGCTGGCGGCTGTGCGGTTGGCGGAGCCGCCGGTTGTTGGGGGGTCGGGGGCGGGTGTTGTGCGTGCGCGTCAAGGTGGGGGCAGCGGGTGGTTGTGGTGGGTTGTTGGTGGGGGTGCGGTGGCTGGCGGTGTGGTGATGCTGTTTGGGGTGCGGCGGTGGTTTCGGCGGGTGTGA